The DNA sequence TCCCGAATGGCCAAGTCAGTTCGCCGTCAAGGCAAAACGCATAAGAAGCGTGTTGGGCGAGCGCGCCATTCGCATCGACCACGTTGGCTCGACGGCGATCCAGGGGCTGGCCGCAAAGCCGATCATCGACATTCAAATTTCGGTGGCCGATCTGCACTCCATCGAAGTCCTGAAAGAGGAGATGAGCGTCATCGGGTACATGTGGCGGCCACTGAATGGCGACCTGACGAAGCGCTATTTCCGAGAGGCACCGGGCAACGAGCGTACGCATATCCACGTGCGCGCGCTCGGAAGTTGGAGCGAACAATGGTCCCTGTTGTTCCGGGACTATATGCGCGGCCATGGAGAAGAGCATGCGCCCTATGCAGAACTCAAGAGAGCC is a window from the Ensifer adhaerens genome containing:
- a CDS encoding GrpB family protein — translated: MNTTQTRSPQPVEICAWSPEWPSQFAVKAKRIRSVLGERAIRIDHVGSTAIQGLAAKPIIDIQISVADLHSIEVLKEEMSVIGYMWRPLNGDLTKRYFREAPGNERTHIHVRALGSWSEQWSLLFRDYMRGHGEEHAPYAELKRALASRYQDDRVAYTEAKSEHLWGIVRRADSWAARTGWQPGPSDA